CGCGAGATCCTTGCCGGCGAGACAGGACGTGCTATCAAGCTCTCGACTAAAGTCGACCCGAGCCTGATCGGCGGCCTCGTTGTCAAAGTCGGCTCCCGCATGATCGATACGTCCTTGCGTACACGATTGAATTCGCTCAAGACCGCTATGAAAGAGGTCGGTTGATGGATATTCGCGCCGCGGAAATCTCCGCCATCCTCAAACAGCAGATCCAGAACTTCGGCGAGGAAGTCGAAGTCTCCGAGGTCGGCCAGGTTCTCTCGATCGGTGACGGCATCGCCCGCGTCTACGGCCTCGACAAGGTCCAGGCCGGCGAGCTCGTCGAGTTCCCGAACGGGATCCGCGGCATGACGCTGAACCTCGAGGTCGACAATGTCGGCATCGTGGTTTTCGGCGACGACCGCCAGATCAAGGAAGGCGACACGGTGAAGCGCACGGGCGCCATCGTGGACGCTCCGGTCGGCAAGGGTCTGCTCGGCCGCGTCGTCGACGCGCTCGGCAATCCGATTGACGGCAAGGGACCGATCGACGCCGCCGAACGGCGCCGCGTCGACGTGAAGGCCCCGGGCATCATCCCCCGCAAGTCGGTGCACGAGCCGATGTCCACGGGTCTGAAGGCGATCGACGCCCTGATCCCGGTGGGCCGCGGCCAGCGCGAGCTGATCATCGGTGACCGTCAGACCGGCAAGACCGCGATCATCCTCGACACCTTCCTGAACCAGAAGCCGCTGAACCAGGGCGACGACGAGAGCCAGAAGCTCTACTGCGTCTATGTCGCCGTCGGTCAGAAGCGCTCCACGGTCGCCCAGTTCGTGAAGACGCTGGAGGAGAACGGCGCGCTCGAGTACTCGATCGTCGTCGCCGCCACCGCCTCCGACCCGGCGCCGATGCAGTTCCTGGCGCCGTTCACCGCCTGCGCCATGGGCGAGTATTTCCGCGACAACGGCATGCACGCCGTGATCGGCTACGACGACCTCTCCAAGCAGGCCGTCGCCTATCGCCAGATGTCGCTGCTGCTGCGCCGCCCTCCGGGCCGCGAAGCCTATCCGGGCGACGTGTTCTACCTGCATTCGCGCCTGCTCGAGCGCGCCGCCAAGCTCAACGACGAGCTCGGCTCCGGCTCGCTGACGGCGCTGCCGGTCATCGAGACCCAGGCGAACGACGTGTCGGCCTACATTCCGACCAACGTGATCTCGATCACCGACGGTCAGATCTTCCTGGAGACCGACCTGTTCTACCAGGGCATCCGTCCGGCCGTGAACGTCGGCCTGTCGGTGTCCCGCGTGGGCTCGTCGGCCCAGATCAAGGCGATGAAGCAGGTCGCCGGCCCGATTAAGGGCGAGCTGGCCCAGTATCGCGAGATGGCCGCGTTCGCCCAGTTCGGTTCGGACCTCGACGCGGCGACCCAGCGCCTGCTGGCGCGCGGTGCCCGTCTGACCGAGCTCCTGAAGCAGCCCCAGTTCTCGCCGCTCAAGACCGAAGAGCAGGTCGCTGTCATCTTCGCCGGCGTGAACGGCTACCTCGACAAGCTGCCGGTCTCGGCCGTGCAGGACTTCGAGGAAGGGCTGCTCAGCTATCTTCGCGGCGAGCACAAGGGTCTCCTCGACGAGATCTGGGAGAAAAAGGAGCTGAAAGACGATTTGCGCGACAAGCTCAAATCGGCGATCGACTCCTTCGCCAAAACCTTCAGCGCGTAATCGCGTGCGCCCCACGTCTAAAAAGGACGCGCTATGGCGAGCTTGAAGGACCTGCGCAACCGGATCACCTCCGTCAAGTCGACGCAGAAGATCACCAAGGCCATGCAGATGGTCGCGGCGGCAAAACTGCGTCGAGCCGAGGAGGCGGCCGAGGCCGCGCGTCCCTACTCCGAACGCATGCATGCCGTGCTCGTGTCGCTTGCCGATGCGGTGCGGGGAAGCGACGAAGCCCCGAAGCTGATGGTCGGCAACGGTCGCGACGACACCCATCTTCTGGTCGTTTGCACCGCCGACCGCGGCCTTTGCGGCGCGTTCAATTCCTCCATCGTCCGGCTTGCCCGCGAGCATGCCCGGCGGTTGCAGGCCAGCGGCAAGACGGTGCAGTTCTTCTGCGTCGGCCGGAAGGGCTACGACATCCTCCGGCGCGAGTATAAGAGCCAGATCGTCGACGTGGTCGAACTCAAGGACGTGCGGCGCATCTCCTTCGCCGACGCCCAGAAGATCGGCGAGAAGCTGATCGAGCGGTTCGACAACGGCGATTACGATGTGGCGACGCTGTTCTTCTCGCAGTTCAAGTCGGTGATCAGCCAGATCCCGACGGCCCAGCAGCTGATCCCGGCCGATCCGGGCGAGGAAGAGGATGCGGCCGAGAGCGAGACCGACGGCACCACGGCCGTGCGCGAGTACGAGCCGGAGGAAAGCGAGATCCTGGCCGATCTCGTCCCCCGGAACGTCTCGGTCCAGGTGCTGCACGCGCTCCTGGAAAACGCCGCGTCGGAACAGGGCGCTCGGATGAGCGCGATGGACAATGCGACCCGGAACGCGGGCGAGATGATCGACAAGCTGACGCAGGAATACAACCGGACGCGTCAGGCCCAGATCACCAAGGAACTGATCGAAATCATTTCCGGCGCCGAGGCGCTCTGACGTCGGACCAGGCGGCCCTCGGGCCGCTTGCGACGCTGAAGCGAAACGTTGGTCGGATCACAGCTCGAGACGGAGCATGCACATGGCGAATAATGTGGGAACCATCCATCAGGTGATCGGCGCGATCGTCGACGTGAAGTTCGATAGCGAGCTTCCCGCGATCATGAACGCGCTGGAGACCGACAACAACGGCGTGCGCCTCGTCATGGAGGTCGCCCAGCACCTCGGCGAGAACACCGTCCGCTGCATCGCCATGGACGGCACGGAAGGCCTCGTCCGCGGTCAGGACGTGACCGACACCGGCAACCCGATCGAGGTTCCGGTCGGCGACGGCACCCTCGGCCGCATCATGAACGTCATCGGCGAGCCGGTGGACGAAGGCGGTCCGATCACCCACACCGAGACCCGCCCGATCCACGCCCCGGCCCCGTCCTATGTGGACCAGTCGACGGAAGCGGAGATCCTGGTCACCGGCATCAAGGTCGTCGACCTGCTCGCGCCTTACGCCCGTGGCGGTAAGATCGGCCTGTTCGGCGGCGCCGGCGTGGGCAAGACCGTGCTGATCCAGGAACTGATCAACAACGTCGCCACCCAGCACGGCGGTTACTCCGTGTTCGCCGGCGTCGGCGAGCGCACCCGCGAGGGCAACGATCTCTACTACGAGATGATCGAGTCCGGCGTGAACAAGGAAGGCGGCGGCGAAGGCTCCAAGGCCGCGCTGGTCTACGGCCAGATGAACGAGCCTCCGGGCGCCCGTGCCCGTGTGGCGCTCTCCGGCCTGACCGTCGCGGAATATTTCCGCGACCAGGGCCAGGACGTGCTGTTCTTCGTGGACAACATCTTCCGCTTCACCCAGGCGGGCTCCGAGGTGTCGGCGCTTCTCGGCCGTATTCCTTCGGCGGTGGGCTATCAGCCGACGCTCGCCACCGACATGGGCGCGCTGCAGGAGCGGATCACCACCACCACCAAGGGCTCGATCACCTCGGTGCAGGCCATCTACGTGCCGGCCGACGACCTGACCGACCCGGCGCCGGCCACCTCGTTCGCTCATCTGGACGCCACGACGGTGCTCAACCGCGCCATCTCGGAGAAGGGCATCTACCCGGCGGTGGACCCGCTCGACTCCACGAGCCGCATGCTCTCCGCCATGATCATCGGCGAGGAGCACTACAACACCGCCCGCCAGGTCCAGGAGATCCTGCAACGCTACAAGTCGCTCCAGGACATCATCGCCATTCTCGGCATGGACGAGCTGTCGGAAGAGGACAAGCTGACGGTGGCCCGCGCCCGTAAGATCGAGCGCTTCCTGTCGCAGCCGTTCCACGTGGCCGAGGTGTTCACCGGCAAGCCGGGCGTGTTCGTCGAGCTGGCCGACACCATCAAGGGCTTCAAGGGTCTCTGCGAAGGCGAGTACGATCACCTTCCGGAAGCCGCCTTCTACATGGTCGGCACCATCGAGGAAGCCATCGAGAAGGGTCAGCAGATGGCCGCGGAAGCGGCGTAATCGGCTGAACCCGGATCAACGGACAAGCGAGGGAACGGCAGATGGCCGGTAACTTCCACTTCGAGCTGGTTTCGCCGGAGCGACTTCTCGTCTCCGAAGAGGTCGCGGCCGTGCGGGTTCCCGGCAGCGAGGGCGAGTTCGAGGTTCTCGAAGGCCACGCGCCGTTCCTGTCGACGCTCCGGCCGGGCATCCTGCGGGTGCGCGGCGGCGCCGACGGCGAGCGCGAGATCTTCGTGCGCGGCGGCTTCGCCGACACCGGGCCGAACGGGCTGACGGTGCTGGCGGAAGAGGCGATCCCGGTGAAGGAGATCGACCGCGAGGAGATCGAGCGGCAGATCGCCGACGCCCAGGACGACGTCAACGACGCCAAGGACGAGGCGACCCGGGACGAAGCCGAGCGGCACCTGGAGCATCTCCGCGACGTGCAGCGGGCGCTCGGTCACTGAGGCCAGTCGCCGGGGGCGGCACCGTCGCCGGACATAGCAAATTGAAGAAGCCCGCATTCGCCGAATGCGGGCTTTTTCGTTTGCGCGGCGGTCGCGGCGGGTCCTTTGGGCGAAGGAGGCGGCCTACTGGCTCGAGGCCGCGCCCGTCGGAAGGGCGCCGATCACATCCGCCAGCAGGGCGTTGCGATCGTAGAGCCCCTGCGGATTGGTCATGCCGAGCCGCACCACCACCAGATCCTGCGACGGGACGATGGCGACGGTCTGGCCGTCGTGGCCGCGCATCCAGAGCGTGTCCGGCGGGATGGTGTCGCCCGACAGGCCCGACTGCAGCCAGATCTGGCCCTTGCCCATGCGCCCGCCGGACTGTTCGACGGGTTCGACCATGGTGTCGACCCAGCCGACCGGGAGCACCTGTTCGCCCTCCCACAGACCCTTCTCCAGGATCAGAAGCCCGAAGCGGGCCCAGTCGCGGGCGGTCGCCGACAGCCAGGACGGGCCCATGAAGGTGCCGGCCGGATCGGTTTCGAACACCGCGCTGGTCATGCCGATCGGCTCGAACAGGGCCTCGCGGGGAAAGGTCAGCCACTGGTCCGTCGGCAGGGCGGCGCGGATCGCGCCCATGGCGAGCATGGTGGCGCCGCTGGAATAGTCCCAGGTCTCGCCGGGAGGGCTCTCCTGCTCCATGGCGGCAAGGAAATCGACCGCGTTGCCGCTCTCGTAGAGCATCCGGGTGGTATCGGTGACGCTGCCGTAGCTCTCGTTGTAGGCGAGGCCGTCGGTCATATCGAGCAGCGCGGAGAAGGGGATGCGGCTCTTGGGATTGGCATCGTTCGACCACTGCGGCAGCAGGTGGTCGATGTCGAGAGCCAGATCGGACTCGGCCATGGCGACGCCGGCGAGCGCGCCGGTCACGGTCTTTGCCATCGACCAGCCGATCAGCGGCGTCGCGGCGGTGATCCCGTCGGCATAGCGCTCGGCGATGAGCCGGCCGTTCTGGACGACGACGACGGCCCGGGTGCGGAGCTTGCCGGCATTGGCGCCCTCCGGCTCCGCGAACGCCCTCTCGAGGGCGGCATCGAGGGCCTGCGGCGGCGGTCCGTCGATGCCGGTGCCTTCGGGCCAGAGCGCGCCGTTCTCGCGCGCCCCCGTCATCGGAGGTAGCGTCTCGTCGGCAAGGTCAGACGGCGACACGCCGATGGCGAGCGCACAGCCCAGCCCGTCGCGGTGAACCGCGGTTCGCTCGAACACGCCGACCCCGAACGGCGAGGCGGAAATCTGCTTCACCGGGTCGTCCACCGTCACCCTGTAGAGGTTGAGCAGCGGGTTTTCCCGACCGAGCACGTCCTCGTCCCAGATCCGGTCGAGATTCAAATTGGAGACATACATGCCGGAACAGACCGTCTTGGCCACGTAGGCCGAGCCGATCGCCAGCATCGGCGGGAGCGTCCAGGCGGCCGCGACGATCACGCTGACAATAACCACCGCAAACCCGATCGCGAGCCAGCGGAAATAGGAGCGAAGGCGGAACTTGGCCATGGCAGGTCTCCGGAAGTCAGGCGCATCTTTTGCCACGGGGGCGGGCGTGTGTCACCGCGACCCACCGCGCGGGATCAGCGTGTCGTTTCCAGCCTTTCCAGAAGCGCCGACCGATCGTGCCTGAAGTCGCTCGCGATCCAGATGTCCTCGAGCCGGCGCAGCGCGGCACCGAGCTCCGGACCGGAGGGCACGCCGGCCTTGATCAGGGTCTTGCCGTCGAGCGGAAAGGCCGGCGGGGTGAAGCGATCCGCCAGGTCGAACAGCTCCGGCCAGGGGGCGGCATGGGACGGGTCCAGGCTTTGCGCCCAGGCGAGCCGCACGCCGTCATGGAAGGCGTCCCGGCCGAGACGGTAGCGCAGGGCACGGGCCGGCTGGCCGGGGGCGACGGGAAAATGCGGAGCGGCGTCGACCGCGGCGCGCATCGTCTTCGTCTCCGCCTTGGAGAGTTTCAGCCGTTCGGCGATGCGCTCGGCGTCTTCGCGCAGACGCGTGCCGGCGGCAGCAATACGCAGGGCGGGCGTGGCACCCTCTCCGCGTTCCGCCTCCAGATGCGCCAGCCGGTCCAAGACGCCGGGATAGGCGATGCCGGCGAACACGATCTCGATGATCCCCGCCTCCGACATCAGCGTGAGGGTCTCGCCGGCCCGCCGTGCCGTGACCAGCCGTCGCGTCTCCTGGGCAATCCGCTCCGCCGAAAGCCTCCGGAGCCCGTCCCGCCCGCGGATCGAGGCCAGAAAGCCGTCGGGATCGGGCGGGCCCTCGCCGTAGTGCGCGTGGAAGCGGAAGAAACGCAGGATCCGGAGATAGTCCTCCTGCACCCGGCTGTCGGCCCGGCCGACGAAGCGGACCCGCCGGGCGCGGCAGTCGGGATATCCGTCCACCGGATCGAACAGCCGGCCGGTCCGGTCCACCGAAAGCGCGTTCATGGTGAAGTCGCGGCGATGGGCGTCGGCGGTCCAGTCCCGGCCGAAGCGGACGGTGGCATGGCGACCGAACGTTTCCACGTCCTCGCGCAGCGTCGTCACCTCGAACGGCGTGCCGTCGACCACCACCGTGACGGTGCCGTGGTCGATCCCGGTGGGCACGACCTTGAACCCCGCCGCCTCTGCGCGCGCAGTCACGGTCTGCGGCGGCGCGGTCGTCGCGATGTCGACCTCGTGGACAGGCTCGCCGAGCAGCGCGTTGCGCACGGCCCCGCCCACCACACGGGCCTCTTCTCCATCGACGTCCAGGATCGCGAGCAGCGCCTGGGTGGCCGGATGGCCGAGCCACTCCGCATCGGCCAGCGAGGGCAGGTCGTCAGTTGTCATCAAATCCGCCGGGGACCAGCTTGCCGTCCTCGAAGCGCAGCGGGTGATAGACCCCCGTTTCCTGGTCGCCCACCACGCCGAGGGCGAGGAACCCCGCGATCGACAGAATCAGTCCGGCGACCGCAAGCCAGTAGGGCATCGGGCCGATGAAATAGCTGGCGCGCGCGTCGGACAGCCCCCGGGTGACGGCGAGGAAGATGGCCCAGCCGATGAACGGCAGCAGGAACAGGATCAGTTGGACGAGGATGACGCGCACCATTTGGGCGATCCTTCGGGCTCGTGCGGGAAGGAAGCCTCAGCGATAGAGGCGTTCGAAGAGCGTGCGGACGATACCTGCGGTGACGCCCCAGATATAGCGGTCGCGATAGGGCATGGAATAGAAATAGCGGCGGCCCCCTTCCCACTCGCGGCTGTTGCGCTGGTGGTTGGACGGGGTCATCAGATGACCGAGCGGCACCTCGAAGACATCGGCGACCTCATGGGGATTGGCCCGGATCTTCGCGGCCGGATCGATCAGACCGACCACGGGCACGATCCGGAAGCCGGAGCCGGTCGCGTAGGTGTCGCCGTAGCCGAGCGGCTCCACCAGCGAGGGGGAGATCCCGATTTCCTCTTCCGCCTCCCGCAGCGCCGCGGCGAGCGGGTCCTGGTCGCCGGGATCGATCTTGCCGCCGGGAAGCGCGATCTGGCCGGCATGGGAGCTGAGCTTCTCGGTCCTCACCGTGAACAGGACGGTCGCCTCGGGATCCCGCTTCACGACGCCGAACAGGACGGCGGCGTCGCGCAGATGGGAGCCCTCGCCGACGGTATTCGGCAGATGAGGATTGAGCACGTGGTCGCCGGCGTTCGGCCGGTCGAGAACGAACCGGTCGAACGCGGTCAGCCGGCCGGACCGCGCCCGGATCGAGCGCCAGTCCGCCACGGTGTCCGTGCGGCCGCCCTCCAGGGCGGTACCATCCTGTCTCATCCGGCGAGACGCTCCAGTTCTGCCTGCCGCATCATCGGAAAGAACAGGCCGTTGGACCAGACGCCGAACCAGTCGACGCCGTCCCGTTCCTCGGTGGTGCCGAGGTCGACCAGTTCGTAGAGGAGCGGCCGGCCCAGACGGGCTTCCAGCCGGCCGCGGACCAGAAGATAGGGCTGAAGGCCGTCCGTGTCCGCTTCCTTCTCGAAGCGCAACGGATGTTCGGAGTCGATTTCCACCACGTCGCCGACATTCGTCCGGACCGTCAGCACCTGATCCCGGCCCGTGCCGGTCGCATGCAGCTCCACGCCGATAAAGGGGACGTCATCGACCGTGATCTCGATCTTCTCGACCGGCGTGACCAGGTAGGTGATCCCGTCGTCGTCGCGGCGCAGAACCGAGGCGAACAGCCGGACCAGCGGCTCGCGTCCGATGGGGGTACCGAGATAGTACCACAGGCCGTCCCGGGCGATCCGGATGTCGAGCTTGCCGCAGTGGGGCGGGTCCCATTTCTCCACAGGGGCCGCGCCGCCGCCGGATTCGGCGCGCCGGATCATGGCCTCCAGGCCGGAAAGGCCGGTGTTCACGTCGTGTTGATTGTCGGGTTCTCCGGTCATGTCGGTCGCTCCCGCGCTGCTCTGGCGACGGCGTGCAATGCCGCAATTCCGCCGTGCTTCAGGCTTTGGTCTCGTGCGTGGAACATAAGTTGCTACGAGCCGGATGGCGAGGATTGCGCGCCCCCCGTATGGGCGTGGCAGGGTAAAGACCCTAAACTCGTCACCAACACCGGATCCGGTTGCCGCCGTCCGATGGCGCGGCGCGGGACCTCGTGAGAGGGCAAGCTGAATGAGTGTGATGAACAAGCCGGACGACGTCGACGACGCTGCCATCGTGGCTGCGGCCGAAACCGCGGCGGAGCGCATGGTGGCCGCGCGCGAGGAGATCGGGCGCGTCATCTTCGGCCAGGAGGCGGTGGTCGAGCGCACTCTGGTCACCCTTCTGTCGGGAGGGCACGGCCTGCTGGTCGGCGTTCCCGGTCTCGCCAAGACGCGGCTGGTCAACACGCTGGGCACCGTGCTCGGGCTCGATTCCCGGCGCATCCAGTTCACGCCGGACCTGATGCCGTCCGACATTCTCGGCGCCGAGGTGCTGGAACAGGCCGCCGACGGCAGCCGCACCTTCCGCTTCATCCGCGGGCCGATCTTCGCCCAGCTCCTGATGGCCGACGAGATCAACCGGGCGAGCCCGCGCACCCAGTCGGCGCTGCTGCAGGCCATGCAGGAGAGCCACGTCACGGTCGCCGGCCAGTCCCATGAGCTGCCGCACCCGTTCCACGTGCTGGCCACCCAGAACCCGCTGGAGCACGAAGGCACCTATCCGCTCCCCGAGGCCCAGCTCGACCGCTTCCTGATGCAGATCGACGTGTTCTATCCGGAGCGCGAGGCGGAACGTCAGATCCTGCTGGAGACCACCGGCGCCGACGACGCGAACCCCGAAGCGGTTCTGCAGCCGGGCGAACTGGTC
The DNA window shown above is from Amorphus orientalis and carries:
- the atpD gene encoding F0F1 ATP synthase subunit beta, giving the protein MHMANNVGTIHQVIGAIVDVKFDSELPAIMNALETDNNGVRLVMEVAQHLGENTVRCIAMDGTEGLVRGQDVTDTGNPIEVPVGDGTLGRIMNVIGEPVDEGGPITHTETRPIHAPAPSYVDQSTEAEILVTGIKVVDLLAPYARGGKIGLFGGAGVGKTVLIQELINNVATQHGGYSVFAGVGERTREGNDLYYEMIESGVNKEGGGEGSKAALVYGQMNEPPGARARVALSGLTVAEYFRDQGQDVLFFVDNIFRFTQAGSEVSALLGRIPSAVGYQPTLATDMGALQERITTTTKGSITSVQAIYVPADDLTDPAPATSFAHLDATTVLNRAISEKGIYPAVDPLDSTSRMLSAMIIGEEHYNTARQVQEILQRYKSLQDIIAILGMDELSEEDKLTVARARKIERFLSQPFHVAEVFTGKPGVFVELADTIKGFKGLCEGEYDHLPEAAFYMVGTIEEAIEKGQQMAAEAA
- a CDS encoding CoA pyrophosphatase, with translation MRQDGTALEGGRTDTVADWRSIRARSGRLTAFDRFVLDRPNAGDHVLNPHLPNTVGEGSHLRDAAVLFGVVKRDPEATVLFTVRTEKLSSHAGQIALPGGKIDPGDQDPLAAALREAEEEIGISPSLVEPLGYGDTYATGSGFRIVPVVGLIDPAAKIRANPHEVADVFEVPLGHLMTPSNHQRNSREWEGGRRYFYSMPYRDRYIWGVTAGIVRTLFERLYR
- a CDS encoding DUF1285 domain-containing protein — its product is MTGEPDNQHDVNTGLSGLEAMIRRAESGGGAAPVEKWDPPHCGKLDIRIARDGLWYYLGTPIGREPLVRLFASVLRRDDDGITYLVTPVEKIEITVDDVPFIGVELHATGTGRDQVLTVRTNVGDVVEIDSEHPLRFEKEADTDGLQPYLLVRGRLEARLGRPLLYELVDLGTTEERDGVDWFGVWSNGLFFPMMRQAELERLAG
- a CDS encoding serine hydrolase domain-containing protein, with amino-acid sequence MAKFRLRSYFRWLAIGFAVVIVSVIVAAAWTLPPMLAIGSAYVAKTVCSGMYVSNLNLDRIWDEDVLGRENPLLNLYRVTVDDPVKQISASPFGVGVFERTAVHRDGLGCALAIGVSPSDLADETLPPMTGARENGALWPEGTGIDGPPPQALDAALERAFAEPEGANAGKLRTRAVVVVQNGRLIAERYADGITAATPLIGWSMAKTVTGALAGVAMAESDLALDIDHLLPQWSNDANPKSRIPFSALLDMTDGLAYNESYGSVTDTTRMLYESGNAVDFLAAMEQESPPGETWDYSSGATMLAMGAIRAALPTDQWLTFPREALFEPIGMTSAVFETDPAGTFMGPSWLSATARDWARFGLLILEKGLWEGEQVLPVGWVDTMVEPVEQSGGRMGKGQIWLQSGLSGDTIPPDTLWMRGHDGQTVAIVPSQDLVVVRLGMTNPQGLYDRNALLADVIGALPTGAASSQ
- a CDS encoding CCA tRNA nucleotidyltransferase, whose translation is MTTDDLPSLADAEWLGHPATQALLAILDVDGEEARVVGGAVRNALLGEPVHEVDIATTAPPQTVTARAEAAGFKVVPTGIDHGTVTVVVDGTPFEVTTLREDVETFGRHATVRFGRDWTADAHRRDFTMNALSVDRTGRLFDPVDGYPDCRARRVRFVGRADSRVQEDYLRILRFFRFHAHYGEGPPDPDGFLASIRGRDGLRRLSAERIAQETRRLVTARRAGETLTLMSEAGIIEIVFAGIAYPGVLDRLAHLEAERGEGATPALRIAAAGTRLREDAERIAERLKLSKAETKTMRAAVDAAPHFPVAPGQPARALRYRLGRDAFHDGVRLAWAQSLDPSHAAPWPELFDLADRFTPPAFPLDGKTLIKAGVPSGPELGAALRRLEDIWIASDFRHDRSALLERLETTR
- a CDS encoding F0F1 ATP synthase subunit epsilon, translated to MAGNFHFELVSPERLLVSEEVAAVRVPGSEGEFEVLEGHAPFLSTLRPGILRVRGGADGEREIFVRGGFADTGPNGLTVLAEEAIPVKEIDREEIERQIADAQDDVNDAKDEATRDEAERHLEHLRDVQRALGH
- a CDS encoding DUF6111 family protein, whose product is MVRVILVQLILFLLPFIGWAIFLAVTRGLSDARASYFIGPMPYWLAVAGLILSIAGFLALGVVGDQETGVYHPLRFEDGKLVPGGFDDN
- a CDS encoding F0F1 ATP synthase subunit gamma; protein product: MASLKDLRNRITSVKSTQKITKAMQMVAAAKLRRAEEAAEAARPYSERMHAVLVSLADAVRGSDEAPKLMVGNGRDDTHLLVVCTADRGLCGAFNSSIVRLAREHARRLQASGKTVQFFCVGRKGYDILRREYKSQIVDVVELKDVRRISFADAQKIGEKLIERFDNGDYDVATLFFSQFKSVISQIPTAQQLIPADPGEEEDAAESETDGTTAVREYEPEESEILADLVPRNVSVQVLHALLENAASEQGARMSAMDNATRNAGEMIDKLTQEYNRTRQAQITKELIEIISGAEAL
- a CDS encoding AAA family ATPase, which encodes MSVMNKPDDVDDAAIVAAAETAAERMVAAREEIGRVIFGQEAVVERTLVTLLSGGHGLLVGVPGLAKTRLVNTLGTVLGLDSRRIQFTPDLMPSDILGAEVLEQAADGSRTFRFIRGPIFAQLLMADEINRASPRTQSALLQAMQESHVTVAGQSHELPHPFHVLATQNPLEHEGTYPLPEAQLDRFLMQIDVFYPEREAERQILLETTGADDANPEAVLQPGELVDYQTLVRRLPVGESVVEAILDLVRAARPGELDGEGGDIAWGPGPRASQALMLTVRARALIEGRLAPSVDDVVALAEPVLQHRMALTFAARADGKTVRGVIEKLKAQIA
- the atpA gene encoding F0F1 ATP synthase subunit alpha, giving the protein MDIRAAEISAILKQQIQNFGEEVEVSEVGQVLSIGDGIARVYGLDKVQAGELVEFPNGIRGMTLNLEVDNVGIVVFGDDRQIKEGDTVKRTGAIVDAPVGKGLLGRVVDALGNPIDGKGPIDAAERRRVDVKAPGIIPRKSVHEPMSTGLKAIDALIPVGRGQRELIIGDRQTGKTAIILDTFLNQKPLNQGDDESQKLYCVYVAVGQKRSTVAQFVKTLEENGALEYSIVVAATASDPAPMQFLAPFTACAMGEYFRDNGMHAVIGYDDLSKQAVAYRQMSLLLRRPPGREAYPGDVFYLHSRLLERAAKLNDELGSGSLTALPVIETQANDVSAYIPTNVISITDGQIFLETDLFYQGIRPAVNVGLSVSRVGSSAQIKAMKQVAGPIKGELAQYREMAAFAQFGSDLDAATQRLLARGARLTELLKQPQFSPLKTEEQVAVIFAGVNGYLDKLPVSAVQDFEEGLLSYLRGEHKGLLDEIWEKKELKDDLRDKLKSAIDSFAKTFSA